The following are from one region of the Halomonas qaidamensis genome:
- the aroK gene encoding shikimate kinase AroK, translating to MQELPNIFLIGPMGAGKSTIGRLLAAELSRSFFDSDHAIQDRCGADIPWIFDVEGEPGFRLRESQMIDELTQLPNVVVATGGGAVLREENRRALRERGTVVYLLTTVDQQLKRTAKDRNRPLLQCDNREQVLNDMFATRDPLYRATSDITVRTDRRSPRAVVNEILRRVHRMVDPLEIARAQSKKVSQ from the coding sequence ATGCAAGAATTACCCAATATTTTTTTAATTGGCCCCATGGGGGCTGGCAAGAGCACGATAGGTCGCTTGCTCGCGGCTGAATTATCGCGCTCGTTTTTTGACAGCGATCACGCCATACAAGACCGCTGCGGCGCGGATATACCTTGGATTTTTGACGTTGAAGGTGAGCCTGGCTTTCGGCTGCGTGAAAGCCAGATGATTGACGAGCTGACTCAGTTGCCGAACGTGGTGGTAGCGACCGGCGGTGGAGCGGTGCTACGTGAAGAAAATCGCCGTGCTTTACGTGAACGCGGTACCGTCGTTTATTTACTGACCACCGTTGACCAGCAGCTGAAGCGGACTGCCAAAGATCGCAACCGCCCGTTATTACAGTGTGATAATCGTGAACAAGTACTGAACGATATGTTTGCCACACGGGATCCGCTGTATCGAGCGACCTCCGATATTACGGTGCGAACTGATCGGCGCAGTCCACGTGCGGTGGTCAACGAAATTCTGCGTCGTGTCCATCGTATGGTGGACCCTTTGGAAATTGCGCGGGCCCAAAGCAAAAAGGTATCACAATGA
- the aroB gene encoding 3-dehydroquinate synthase encodes MTETINAQRTLTVALGERSYPIHIGVGLLKRANVLVPYLAGQQVMVVTNETIAPLYLESLCASLPDHLDVHTVVLPDGEQYKSIEQVSRIWDALLEAGFNRRCTLIALGGGVIGDMVGYAAAAYQRGVAFIQVPTTLLSQVDSSVGGKTGVNHPLGKNMIGAFWQPKAVIVDINTLTTLPSRELSAGLAEVIKYGLIRDERFLGWLEENMQALRGVEPSVIAEAIAQSCQIKADIVAEDETEQGVRALLNLGHTFGHAIEAHQGYGNWLHGEAVGAGMAMAATLSHQLGWIDSNALARAKAVIESAGLPLAAPAGMTVDDFLARMKLDKKNIDSRLRLVLLNALGDACVSDATPPDMLRELLHHFPRN; translated from the coding sequence ATGACTGAAACAATAAACGCCCAGCGCACACTCACCGTCGCGCTAGGCGAACGTAGCTACCCAATACATATTGGCGTTGGGCTGCTTAAACGTGCCAACGTCTTAGTGCCTTATCTTGCTGGTCAGCAGGTGATGGTTGTGACCAATGAGACTATCGCACCGCTTTATTTAGAATCGCTTTGCGCCAGCCTACCGGATCATTTAGATGTTCATACCGTGGTGTTACCTGACGGCGAACAGTACAAAAGCATTGAGCAGGTAAGCCGGATTTGGGATGCGCTGTTAGAGGCGGGTTTCAACCGTCGCTGTACGCTGATTGCTTTAGGTGGTGGTGTGATTGGCGATATGGTCGGTTATGCAGCAGCTGCTTATCAGCGTGGCGTTGCTTTTATTCAGGTGCCTACCACGCTACTTTCTCAGGTTGACTCCTCGGTAGGTGGGAAGACCGGCGTTAATCACCCGCTGGGTAAGAATATGATTGGCGCGTTTTGGCAGCCGAAAGCAGTCATCGTTGATATCAATACTTTGACCACACTGCCTAGTCGTGAGCTTTCTGCAGGCTTGGCAGAGGTAATCAAGTACGGGTTAATCCGTGATGAGCGTTTCTTGGGCTGGCTAGAAGAGAATATGCAGGCGCTACGTGGTGTTGAGCCTTCGGTAATTGCTGAAGCGATTGCCCAAAGTTGCCAAATTAAAGCTGACATTGTGGCGGAGGATGAAACTGAGCAGGGCGTTCGTGCGCTGCTAAACCTGGGGCATACCTTTGGGCATGCCATCGAAGCGCATCAGGGTTACGGTAACTGGCTACATGGTGAAGCTGTGGGAGCGGGTATGGCGATGGCGGCAACGCTCTCTCATCAGCTTGGTTGGATTGATAGCAATGCCCTCGCGCGTGCTAAGGCAGTTATTGAAAGCGCCGGATTACCACTGGCGGCACCTGCCGGAATGACAGTAGATGACTTTTTAGCTCGTATGAAGCTGGATAAGAAGAATATTGATTCCCGCCTACGTTTGGTGCTACTCAATGCCCTAGGAGACGCCTGTGTAAGTGATGCCACGCCGCCTGATATGCTGCGTGAGCTACTTCACCACTTTCCGCGCAACTAA
- the pilQ gene encoding type IV pilus secretin family protein, with protein sequence MVVTFRQILLLLIAFVPSLGMASVLTDLDVRQTNNGNVELVLQFSGGVAQLRGYRLDAPPRLALDLADTQSAVAQRRIAVSRGGVEQVTVLEGSGRTRLVVDLNESLDYTSRVVGDQLRVTFVSGNSASMPASQATQPPNQGPRVENIDFQRGENGAGRVLVTFNRDGVVTNLREGSGGSVLVELRDIDLPDALNQVYDVTDFATPVTRITPFVGQRDVRLELQMNGPYAMISSQNGRTLAVEIQPVSQASQQEREQQGESFTGERLSLNFQDIEVRAVLATLAEFTGLNLVASDSVAGRITLNLNDVPWDQALALILQSQGLASREQGNVIVVAPASELAALERQEIETRNQRQTLAPLVTEFIEVKYARAEDLAQLLRGGDGFGLLTDRGRVSIDQRTNTLLVQDTADQVRDIIRTLDRLDVAVRQVQIEARIVIARDTASRELGINWGASTTGGFQQDSNGVFERRDVNPNSLNRAQAGLAVDLGSTAASNTGFSFGYLSGDILLDLELRALESEGKSQTISQPRVITANQRTAIIRQGEERAFQSVDAQGNPDTEFKEAELSLEVTPQITPDNRIIMDLVIKNDSFRESEFGGEPPIDTNQIETQVLVDNGQTVVLGGILTTEQLSQIAKTPLLGDIPLLGRLFRYTEESNEKVELLVFITPRLLDDGLAVR encoded by the coding sequence ATGGTCGTCACATTTCGCCAAATTTTACTGTTATTGATAGCCTTCGTGCCGTCGCTCGGCATGGCTTCAGTACTTACCGATTTAGATGTGCGCCAAACCAATAACGGTAATGTAGAGTTAGTGTTGCAGTTCAGTGGCGGCGTTGCCCAGCTAAGAGGCTATCGGTTAGACGCACCTCCTCGTCTAGCGCTTGATTTAGCCGATACACAGAGTGCCGTTGCCCAACGCCGTATTGCCGTTAGCCGTGGTGGTGTTGAGCAGGTGACCGTGTTGGAGGGCAGTGGGCGAACGCGTCTCGTGGTTGATTTGAATGAATCCCTTGATTACACCTCTCGTGTAGTCGGAGATCAGCTAAGAGTCACCTTCGTCTCAGGAAACTCCGCGTCTATGCCAGCATCGCAGGCTACTCAGCCGCCCAACCAAGGGCCCCGTGTTGAAAATATTGATTTTCAGCGTGGCGAGAATGGCGCGGGACGTGTTTTGGTGACATTTAATCGCGATGGTGTAGTGACTAACCTGCGTGAAGGGAGCGGAGGCAGTGTATTGGTAGAACTGAGGGACATTGACCTGCCCGATGCGCTTAACCAAGTTTATGATGTCACCGATTTCGCGACACCCGTTACTCGTATTACTCCCTTTGTTGGGCAGCGTGATGTGCGACTTGAACTGCAAATGAATGGCCCTTACGCGATGATTTCATCGCAAAATGGACGTACGCTGGCAGTTGAGATTCAGCCAGTCAGTCAAGCATCACAGCAGGAGCGAGAGCAACAAGGGGAGTCGTTTACTGGAGAGCGATTAAGCCTTAATTTTCAAGATATTGAAGTACGTGCAGTACTGGCTACCTTGGCAGAGTTTACTGGTCTCAATCTAGTGGCCAGCGATAGCGTTGCTGGTCGTATTACGCTTAATTTGAACGATGTTCCCTGGGATCAAGCATTAGCGCTGATCTTGCAAAGCCAAGGGCTTGCAAGCCGTGAACAGGGTAATGTGATCGTAGTAGCGCCAGCTAGTGAACTGGCGGCGCTTGAACGGCAAGAGATAGAAACACGCAACCAGCGCCAAACGTTGGCACCCTTAGTCACTGAATTTATCGAAGTAAAGTACGCGCGCGCTGAAGACCTTGCCCAACTGTTGCGTGGTGGTGATGGCTTTGGTCTGTTAACCGATCGAGGGCGAGTTAGTATCGATCAGCGTACCAACACGCTACTGGTACAAGATACCGCAGACCAGGTGCGCGATATTATTCGCACGTTAGATCGCTTGGATGTGGCCGTGAGGCAGGTGCAAATTGAAGCAAGAATTGTTATTGCTCGAGATACCGCCTCACGGGAGCTGGGTATTAACTGGGGGGCGTCAACTACGGGAGGCTTCCAGCAAGATAGCAACGGCGTTTTTGAAAGACGAGATGTAAACCCTAACAGTCTCAATCGAGCCCAAGCGGGTCTGGCGGTTGATTTAGGATCCACGGCAGCGTCCAATACAGGGTTTAGCTTTGGCTATCTTTCTGGTGATATTTTGCTGGATTTAGAGCTAAGAGCGCTGGAAAGTGAAGGTAAAAGCCAAACAATTTCTCAGCCCCGAGTGATCACTGCCAACCAACGTACTGCTATTATTCGTCAAGGTGAAGAACGTGCTTTCCAGAGCGTAGATGCTCAGGGGAATCCTGATACAGAGTTTAAGGAGGCCGAGCTTTCCTTGGAAGTAACACCACAAATCACTCCGGATAACCGCATCATTATGGATTTAGTGATTAAAAACGATAGTTTCCGGGAAAGTGAATTTGGTGGTGAGCCGCCAATTGATACGAACCAAATAGAAACCCAAGTGCTGGTTGATAATGGGCAAACGGTAGTGCTGGGCGGTATTTTGACAACAGAACAGTTGAGCCAAATAGCTAAAACACCGCTGCTTGGGGATATCCCTTTGCTTGGGCGACTGTTTCGCTATACCGAAGAGAGCAATGAAAAGGTAGAGTTATTGGTCTTTATTACTCCACGACTACTTGATGATGGTTTGGCGGTTCGCTGA